In Trichoderma atroviride chromosome 2, complete sequence, one DNA window encodes the following:
- a CDS encoding uncharacterized protein (EggNog:ENOG41) has translation MASHAVSHSRFGDFSNIHNGNVYNNWPIAQVQNDSDNVYLQDLRITDPRLDKKRILETKGPLLRDSYRWIFDHRDYQKWLDAQNGILWIKGDPGKGKTMLLCGIIESLEDNKEVENEMAYFFCQATDSRINTAAAILGGLTFYLVHRKRSLLSYVRERHLSPGKPIFDGPNGWVAICDIFEAIIQDSKWSHLVLVVDALDECITDRDSFLRLVVRTSSKVKWLLSSRNLEDIERRLLSKEAVNPLSLELKGNAESVSQAVHSYIEHCVAHMEIMQQDKELESKVRDILQHKADNTFLWAALAIQQLQDAMKWEVLRILDQMPEGLQSLYQQMMNQIRDHPSQRRDLCTKLLSIVTTAYRPLHLGELNSLWQMEAECPQDQEDVRTVAQLCGSFLTVKDDTIYFIHQSAKDFVLQQGSQAGITSKHFCMFQSSLDVMSQKLHRNMYGLESPSTEIDEISTPCPDPLAYLRYQCIFWIDHLLAASEEEKAEAIRDYSSLYMFFTNVYPYWLEAISLLRAMNHTIGAFHKLSILPEQDAPRLMALMKDAIRFIQSNRGIIEAVPLQTYSSALAFAPEFSLIRQEFIQGVRQGIPLVLNRPNTWGARVHTLLGHREKIMSLAFSPTSRLLISNSLDGTARIWEMETGNCQQILLFGNHHWLVKISPDSKKVASSDSREIYIWTTDTGEKMHTLHGDGRKFCSIAFAPDSKVLASAYSDKSVLIWCTETGKLLQTLQGHKEEHNKHSVHIAFSPNLEYVVVAGGSAAAIWNIETAKEICNLSRRGEGIFLAVAFSPDSKFLASAHWFDGLDSCINLWCVATGRKLRSCYTKFHSLFLEKLAFSSSTELVVPTTKGRCHWRFQSSSKFDDTISVSNTQGLSNIDFSFDMAFFAASDGIGNIISVWQLNSSGSSADALNEYGTSINCVAISPDSSFVASSSFEGAVTLWRVDTGQRCQTFTGHTDTVTAIAFSHDSSIMVTGDAGKILRFWQTVTGECINVLQVLEFIGTNEYGYFFDGFLQIAVSADLEILACVCYDAITVLRKGNEKEYKRIAQYPTPTKDNNALRIEHVAVSFNAVFVSWRSAGYFRPGEGPKFTLEHWRIDTDHPIELHVGNLHRSISYQEKNNGFKVPRHWNWGQTLADGEHAWVTQNEERLIWIPMELRPYSAEQWDSSASILAIGLNSGIMLIIDFSRQPNAVACKDGEIKSSKRKRRVSSLGVNTEKMFQGQENI, from the exons ATGGCATCTCACGCCGTTTCGCATAGCCGTTTCGGCGACTTTTCCAATATACATAATGGAAATGTCTACAATAACTGGCCAATCGCTCAAG TTCAAAATGACTCGGACAACGTCTACCTCCAAGATTTGAGAATCACCGATCCCCGACTTGATAAGAAGAGGATTCTAGAGACAAAGGGCCCTCTACTGCGCGATTCATACCGCTGGATCTTCGATCACCGAGATTACCAAAAATGGCTTGATGCGCAGAATGGAATTCTCTGGATCAAAGGGGATCCTGGGAAGGGCAAGACGATGCTTCTCTGCGGCATAATTGAAAGCCTAGAGGATAATAAAGAGGTTGAAAACGAGATGGCATACTTCTTCTGCCAAGCAACAGACTCCCGCATAAACACTGCAGCGGCCATTCTTGGGGGCTTGACTTTCTATCTCGTTCATCGGAAAAGATCACTGCTCTCTTATGTTAGGGAGAGGCATCTAAGTCCAGGCAAGCCGATTTTTGATGGTCCAAACGGCTGGGTTGCCATTTGTGACATCTTTGAGGCTATCATCCAAGACTCTAAATGGTCACACCTTGTTCTGGTCGTTGATGCCCTCGACGAATGCATAACGGACCGGGACTCTTTCCTGCGATTGGTTGTCAGAACAAGCTCCAAGGTCAAATGGCTTTTATCCAGTCGTAACTTGGAGGATATTGAGCGACGGCTCTTGTCGAAAGAGGCTGTCAACCCTTTGAGCCTCGAACTTAAAGGGAATGCAGAATCAGTGTCGCAAGCTGTTCATAGCTACATCGAGCACTGTGTTGCTCACATGGAAATCATGCAACAGGAtaaagagcttgaaagcAAAGTTCGTGACATCTTACAGCACAAGGCCGACAATACGTTCTTGTGGGCAGCCCTCGCAattcagcagcttcaggaCGCCATGAAATGGGAAGTACTTCGAATACTGGACCAGATGCCCGAAGGCTTGCAGAGCTTATACCAACAGATGATGAACCAGATACGGGACCACCCGAGTCAAAGGCGAGATCTCTGCACAAAGCTGCTTTCAATAGTTACTACGGCTTACCGTCCTTTGCATCTCGGGGAGCTCAACTCTTTGTGGCAGATGGAAGCGGAATGCCCGCAGGATCAAGAAGATGTCCGCACAGTCGCACAACTCTGTGGCTCTTTTCTGACTGTGAAAGATGACACTATTTATTTCATTCACCAGTCAGCTAAAGACTTTGTGCTTCAACAGGGTTCTCAAGCCGGTATTACCAGTAAACATTTTTGTATGTTCCAGTCTTCGTTGGATGTCATGTCCCAAAAATTGCATCGCAACATGTACGGCCTTGAATCTCCTTCAACAGAAATAGACGAAATTTCCACACCATGTCCGGATCCATTAGCCTACCTTCGATACCAGTGTATATTTTGGATCGACCACCTTTTAGCCGCAagtgaagaggagaaggctGAGGCCATTCGAGATTACAGTAGCCTGTACATGTTCTTCACAAACGTATATCCATACTGGTTGGAAGctatttctcttttgcgGGCTATGAATCATACGATTGGAGCATTTCATAAACTTTCAATTCTGCCT GAGCAAGATGCGCCTAGattgatggcattgatgaAAGATGCTATTCGCTTTATCCAATCTAACAGGGGAATAATAGAAGCTGTTCCTTTACAAACTTACTCTTCGGCATTGGCATTTGCGCCCGAATTCAGCCTCATTCGACAAGAGTTCATTCAAGGTGTTCGCCAAGGCATTCCTCTTGTGTTGAACCGACCGAATACTTGGGGAGCACGTGTGCAtactcttcttggccataGAGAGAAAATTATGTCACTAGCGTTTTCACCCACGTCACGCCTATTGATCTCCAACTCACTAGATGGGACGGCAAGAATATGGGAAATGGAAACAGGCAACTGCCAGCAGATATTGCTCTTCGGAAACCATCATTGGCTTGTGAAAATATCTCCAGATTCAAAAAAAGTGGCATCGAGCGATTCAAGAGAAATATATATCTGGACCACGGACACGGGTGAAAAGATGCACACATTACACGGTGATGGAAGAAAATTCTGTTCAATTGCATTCGCACCTGACTCGAAAGTCCTCGCTTCAGCTTACAGTGATAAGAGTGTCTTGATCTGGTGCACTGAGACAGGCAAACTTCTGCAGACACTTCAAGGTCACAAAGAAGAGCATAACAAGCATTCGGTTCATATTGCCTTCTCCCCCAACCTTGAGTATGTGGTTGTGGCAGGTGGATCTGCCGCAGCAATTTGGAACATTGAAACAGCGAAAGAGATATGCAATTTATCTCGGCGAGGAGAGGGAATTTTTTTAGCTGTCGCCTTCTCTCCCGACTCCAAGTTTCTTGCCTCAGCTCATTGGTTCGATGGCCTAGATTCATGCATCAATCTCTGGTGTGTTGCGACAGGTCGCAAGTTGAGAAGCTGCTATACTAAGTTTCACTCCTTATTTCTAGAGAAGCttgcattctcttcttccactgaATTAGTAGTACCAACAACGAAAGGGCGATGTCACTGGCGGTTTCAATCAAGCTCGAAGTTTGATGATACAATCTCCGTTTCAAATACTCAGGGCCTATCAAACATCGATTTTTCCTTTGATATGGCTTTCTTTGCAGCATCAGATGGTATCGGAAACATTATTAGCGTCTGGCAATTAAactccagcggcagcagtgcAGATGCTCTTAATGAATATGGCACTTCTATAAACTGTGTAGCTATCTCGCCTGATTCATCATTTGTCGCTTCGAGCTCTTTTGAAGGGGCAGTAACACTATGGCGGGTTGACACGGGGCAACGTTGTCAAACATTCACTGGCCACACCGATACAGTTACTGCTATAGCTTTTTCACACGATTCTTCAATTATGGTAACAGGCGATGCAGGGAAAATTTTACGCTTCTGGCAGACTGTGACAGGCGAATGCATAAACGTCTTGCAAGTATTAGAATTCATCGGCACGAATGAATACGGCTACTTTTTTGATGGGTTTTTACAAATAGCAGTATCTGCTGACCTGGAGATCCTTGCTTGTGTCTGTTATGATGCAATAACTGTTTTGCGAAAAGGCaacgaaaaagaatataagcGTATTGCACAATATCCCACCCCTACGAAGGATAATAACGCATTGCGGATCGAACACGTTGCAGTCTCATTTAATGCAGTATTCGTTAGTTGGAGATCAGCTGGGTACTTTAGACCCGGCGAGGGTCCTAAGTTCACATTGGAGCACTGGCGAATAGACACAGATCACCCTATAGAGCTACATGTCGGCAATCTACATCGTTCAATTTCTTACCAAGAGAAGAATAATGGATTCAAGGTCCCCAGACATTGGAATTGGGGGCAAACGCTTGCCGACGGCGAACATGCTTGGGTCACCCAAAATGAAGAGCGGCTGATATGGATACCCATGGAGTTGCGTCCATACAGTGCAGAGCAATGGGATTCTTCGGCGTCTATACTAGCTATTGGATTAAATTCCGGCATCATGCTTATTATCGATTTCTCAAGACAACCTAACGCTGTTGCTTGCAAAGATGGTGAGATTAAAAGCtcgaaaaggaagagaagagtctCAAGTTTAGGAGTTAATACAGAGAAGATGTTTCAGGGACAGGAGAATATCTAA